The following nucleotide sequence is from Tardiphaga sp. 709.
CATGCCCGCGCTGTTTGCCTCGCCCGATCATTCCGCGACGGCGCGCGTGGCACTATGGGGCGGACGCGAGATCGCGATGCTCGTACTGGCTTCGCTGGTCGCGGGCCTCGCCACCACGCCCTATGCCGCGTTTCATTTCCATCGCGTCACGCCTTATGGCGTTGTCGCCAATCTCCTGGCGATGCCGGTGGTCTCGGCGCTGGTGATGCCGGCGGGCATTCTCGGTCTGGTGGCCATGCCGTTCGGCTTTGACGGTGTGTTCTGGCGGCTGATGGATGTCGGCATCCAGTGGATGATTGTGGTCACGCAATGGGTGGCAGCCTTGCCCGGCGCCATCGGCCGGATGCCGGCCTTTGGCATCGGACCGCTGATATCAGCCAGTATCGGCATCATCGTGCTCGGATTGCTGCGCACGCCGTTGCGCTTTGCGGGAGTTGGCGTGCTCGCGCTCTCGATTGTCTGGGCGTTGCTGGTCAAGCAGCCCGATATGCTGATCTCGGGTGACGGTCGCAGCGTTGCGGTACGGGGCAGGGACGGGCGCCTGCATATGATGCGCAGCGCCAAGGATGCGTTTCTCGCGAAGGAGTGGCTTGCCGGTGATGCCGACGCCCGGCTGCCAACGGATGCCTCCCTCAGCCACGGTGTGTCCTGCGACCGCGACGGGTGCATCACGGCGCTGGCCGATGGCGCTTTGGTGGCGCTGGTTCTACAGCCGGATGCCTTCACAGATGATTGCGAGAAAGCGGCGCTCATCGTCACGGCGCGACAATCGCCGAGAGATTGCAGGGCGCTGGTGATCGATCAGGATCGCCTGCAACGAAATGGTGCGGTAAGCCTGCAGCGAACAGCAAACGGCTTTGCCATCGACTCTGTACGGCCACGCGGCCAGGACCGTCCGTGGTCGCGCGCCATTCCCGATGAGCCCCAGCACGATCTGATCCAGAGCGGTCGTCCACCGCAAAATCGGCCGGCGGATGCGACGCCGGCGGAAACCGATCTTCAACCCGAAGATCAGTAGTCCGCCGAGGCGATAGCCTCAGTAGCGGCGATACAGGCCGATCAGCTTGCCCTGAATGCGCACCCGGTTGGGCGGCAGGATGCGGACCTCGTAGGCGTCGTTGGCGGGCTCCAGCGCGATTGACGCGCCGCGGCGGCGGAAGCGCTTCAGGGTGGCTTCCTCGTCGTCGATCAGGGCCACCACGATGTCGCCGGTGTCGGCGCTCTCGTTGCGCTGGATCAGCACGGTATCGCCATCGAGAATGCCGGCGTCCTGCATGGAATCGCCGCGCACTTCGAGCGCATAATGTTCGCCGGAGCCGAGCATGTCGGCGGGCATGCTGATCGTGTGGCTGCGGGTCTGCAGCGCCTCGATCGGCGTACCGGCCGCGATGCGGCCCATGACCGGGATAGCAACCGTGCGGCCGTTGTCATCATCGCCGCTGTGGCTAGCGATGCTGGCGGCCGAACGCACCTTGCCGAGCGTGCCTTCGATGACGCTGGGCGTAAAGCCGCGGCGTCCGGTGCCGCCGGTGACCGGCGCGCCGAGCTCTGGCAGCTTGATGACTTCGATGGCACGGGCGCGATTGGGTAGACGGCGTATGAAGCCGCGTTCTTCCAGTGCTGTGATCAGACGATGGATGCCGGACTTCGAGCGCAGGTCGAGCGCATCCTTCATCTCGTCGAAGGAGGGCGGGACGCCGGCTTCCTTCAACCGTTGATCGATGAATCGCAGGAGTTCGTATTGTTTGCGCGTGAGCATCTGAAGCCATCCTCAGTTGACGGTGTCGGCCGCCGCGTGCGTTTCAAAGGGCCTTCGAACAGTGAGCCTCAATCCAGAGACGATCGTTCGAAGATCGGTTGCGCGAGTTCGGGCACTCTCAAACTACTCAAAGCCACAGAATCTCGAAACAAATCATGAACGAACACTATATGTTCCATATGTGTTCTGCAATGCTTAATTTGCCGTCAACAGAACGCACGTTGAGCGAGGTTTGAGGAGGCTGTTCCTCACCAGTCGTCGGTCCTCGACGGACATGGAAAATGCTTCCGCGGTCGCTTGAGCTAGGTGGACGTCATGCGCCCAATGGGCGGCGGAGGTGTCGTGGAGCCGGTGGCCAGCGAGCGCTGAACCATGATCGTGTCGGC
It contains:
- the lexA gene encoding transcriptional repressor LexA; protein product: MLTRKQYELLRFIDQRLKEAGVPPSFDEMKDALDLRSKSGIHRLITALEERGFIRRLPNRARAIEVIKLPELGAPVTGGTGRRGFTPSVIEGTLGKVRSAASIASHSGDDDNGRTVAIPVMGRIAAGTPIEALQTRSHTISMPADMLGSGEHYALEVRGDSMQDAGILDGDTVLIQRNESADTGDIVVALIDDEEATLKRFRRRGASIALEPANDAYEVRILPPNRVRIQGKLIGLYRRY